In Janthinobacterium sp. B9-8, the genomic stretch GCGCAATCATCACCGCCAGAAACACCACCCATAGCGATGCAGAAAGAATTTCCTCGCTGGAATGCATATATGAGCCATAAGCCACCATCGCCCCCACGCCCAAAGACAGCGAGAAAAACGCCAGTCCTAAGGCCTCCACCACCATCGAAGGATTAACGCGGCTCCAGTCTGGTGCTAAAAACTGCACTACACCGGCCCATGCGCCCGGCAGCGTTAAAGAGCGCAGCATCAGGATCAGCATAATAATAAACAGCGCAGGCATCAGCACCTTGCCCGCCCGCTCTATGCCTTTCTCGATGCCGCCCAGCACAATGCCTAAAGTGGCCAGCGTAAACAGCGCGTGGGTAATCAAGGGTTTGATTGGATCAGATACAAAGCTGCCAAACATCGCTTCTAAGGCCTTAGGATCGGCACTGAGCACACAGCCATCGATGGCCTTGCCAAGGTAGGCAAAAGTCCAGCCGCCCACCACGCTATAAAATGAAAACAGTACAAAGCCTGCGATTACGCCGAGCAGCCCCAAGAGCGCCCAGTGCTTGCCGCCTACTTTTTTAAATGCGCCCACCGCGCCATTGGCCGCCGAGCGGCCCAAGGCAATCTCGGCCATCATCAATGCCAGGCCCAAGGTAAAGCTAAAAATCAGAAACAACAGCAAAAATGCCCCGCCACCGTTCATGGCCGTGACATAAGGAAACTTCCAAATCGCCCCCAGCCCAATGGCCGAGCCTGCCGCCGCCAGAATAAAGCCCAAACGCGAGCCCCAAGCATTACGTGTAGTCATAAAACATCCTGCGTGTTTTTAATAAATGAGCCCGGGGGCACGATGCAAATCTAAAACAAGGCTTTTTTTAGTGCCTTCGGCACGGTGATTAGGTGCGGGAATCCCCCGCGTGGGACTTACTTTCTTGCTTCGCCAAGAAAGTAAGCAAAGAAGGCGACCCCGACCAGCACGAAACCCCTCACTGCGGACAATCGAGGCGGCGGCTGCGGGACTCACTCGCTTCGCTCGCTCAAACATCCTCGCCGAAACCCCGCCCCGCTTGTTCCTCGCTTCGGCGTGCTTCAAGGGGAATTTAAGCCCCGTGCTATCAGCAGCGATACGAATTCAAGTTACATAGTTTTGACATGCTCAAAACAAAATTAAAACGACTTAACTCTAACCTGCTTTTCTCCGTGCCCCCCCTACCCTCTGTGATCTAGATGGTTCAAGATTTGGGTTTAAATTCTCCTAAAGCATTCAAAGATTCTTCACCAAAATCACCGCAATGGATAAAGGCGCGACTACGCGGCAGCTCCATTTCAGGCCGAAGAGTGGCAGGCCGGCTAGGCCGGAGTGCTCTTCCAATAGCGGCCATACGCGCCATCCTGCGAACAGTGCCACGCCGATTCCGCCTAGCGGCATCATCACATTGGAGACGCTGTAATCCATCAGATCAAAAATAGTTTTGCCAAAGAACTTCACATCCGCCCAAGGGCCAAAAGATAGCGATGCGGGGATACCACAGAGGAAAACTGCCAGGGACAAGCCAAGAATCACTTTGCGGCGTGGCAGTTTGTATTCATCCAGAAATAGCGTGGCAATCAGCTCGAGCATCGACACCGAAGACGTCAGCGCAGCCACCGAGAGCAGGGCAAAGAAGGCGATGGCAAAGATTTGTCCAAAGGGCAGGCTGGCAAACACCACCGGCATGGTCATAAAGGTCAGGCCCGGGCCTGCACTTGGATCAAGCTTAAAGGCAAACAGCGCGGGGAAAATCATCAGCCCGGCCAAAATCGCCACGGTGCAAGAAAGCCCCACCACCCAAGCTGCGGAGTGCAATACCGGTGTTTCTTGCTTTACGTAAGAGCCGTAAGCAATCATGCCACCCGTGCCTAAAGACAGCGAGAAAAACGCCAGACCCAAGGCATCGACGACCATAGCAGGAGTCAGCTTAGAGAAATCAGGAGCAAAGAAAGCCACCACGCCCTGCCATGCGCCGGGCAGCGTCAGCGAGCGGGCGATCAAAATCAGCATGATGATAAACAGGCCGGGCATCAGCAATTTGCTGGCGCGCTCAATGCCTTTTTCGATGCCGCCAATCACAATGCCCAGCGTCGCCAGTACAAATATGCCGTGGGTCAAAATCGGCCAGAAAGGATTAGATACATAATGCTCGAAAGTATCTTTTAGCACCTTGGTGTCGGTAGTCAGCACCGAGCCATCCATGGCCAGCGCAAGGTAAGCCAGCGTCCAGCCGCCCACTACGCTGTAAAAGCTGTAGAGCACAAAGCCCGCAAAAATTCCCATCATGCCAATCAGCGGCCAGGATTTACCCGCCAGCTTGCGAAACATCCCGACAGGCCCCGTTTGCGCGCTACGGCCCAGCGTAAATTCCACCACCATTTGGGCAAGGCCCAGGGTGAAGCTAAAAAATAAAAACAGCAGTAAAAACACGCCGCCGCCATTCATGGCAGTCACGTAAGGGAATTTCCAAATGGCCCCAAGGCCAATGGCCGAGCCTGCCGCAGCAAGCACGAATCCCAGCTTAGAGCCCCAGTTAGAGCGAGTAGTCATGATGTGGTCCTTTTTTTTGTCGAGCTCAAGAACCAACAAATCAGGCAGGCCAGAATGCAAAAAGGCCGCCTGATTTGGCGGCCTTGGATGCTTTAATCTGTGTGTTTCAGATGAACGCGACCCATCGGGCTGCCAGTGGGCAAGCCAGATAATAATAAGAATAAACGCGGGTCAGATTCATCATAGTGGGCGCATCTTCGGCCGTGTAAGGGTGGGCTGTCAAGCCAAAACAAGGCGAAGGGCTTGTTGGAACAGGACGATTTACTTACTAAAAACCATGGCTTGATGGTCGTCTTAAAAACTGTAAAAAATCATTAATTACAATTAGTTAAAACTTATAAAACCCCCAAAATATGTTCAAAAACAGCCTTGGCATTTTAAAGTGCGCAAGGCTGTTTCTGGTAATAAGACCCAAGAATATAATCAATTGAACCAACTTATCCCGCAATACTCAGCAAGATTAAATCGATCAAATCCACTTAAGCCCCTGCCCAGCAAGCCTCTTCACTTTGATTTACTGGTTTTGCATCCAGCACCACACGGATATCTTTGAACTCTGCCCCGCGCTGCAGGCGAACAGTAATGCTGTCTGCCAGCCCTGCCTGATCTGCATCACGCCGATAGGTGAAGCTGCCATATTCAGCAAAATTAATCCGCCCAAGCTTGGCCGAATTCACCAGCACAAAGCGATCAAGCTGCTGATTAGCCTTTAGCGTAACGCGCAGGCAACGGCCTGTGCCACTAAAGCGCGTTTGCAACAAGGCCAGAGTATTTGGATTAACGGGTGGCGATGTTGGCGTAGTGGTTGGCAATGGGCTAGGCCGTGTTGGAGGCGCAGTCGGTTTTGGTACAGCCGTTGGCGTGGGCCGTGTTGGCGGGCTGGTCGGCACCATTGTTGGTTGAACTGGTGGTGTCGGCGTAAGAGTTGGCGCTGGGCCCGTGCCCTTAGCCAACGGGCCTTCGCAGCGCAACGCCGCACGATGCGCATCCAGCTGATAATCGCTGGCAAAGCAATTAACAGCCAGCATATTATTGGCGCGGCCTTGCAAGTTTTGCAGCGCTTTATTCAACAAGACTTCGCTTTCCTGATGTGCTTGTGTCAGCGTGCTTGCACGAATGCCTAAGGAACCTGTGCATTCAAAGCGGCGCAGCTCGCTGCCTGCCCCTTCCGCCCAGATACGGCAAGCCACAGGCAGCTCCTTGCTGATTAAAGCCTGAATGTGTGCCGCATCACCCAGCTGCCAAGCCGATTGAGCCAGCCAATCGATGCCCTCGATGGTTGAGGTGTCTCCCAGCTTGCCTGCACGTTGTAAAGTGACCTGCTGCTCTACAAAGTCTTTAAACCGAGCGCTTAAGGCCGTATCAGCACCTAAGCGTTTAACCAGCGCATCAAAACCTTTTACATCGTCTCTTCTTAATTGCAGCAGCACATCGGCCAGAATACCTGGCTCATTGCGATGCAGAAAGTAGAACCACAGCGCCGAATGGCTGTAGAAATCCCAGCCATCGCTATAACTGGAACGCATAATTTGCGCTGGCGTTTGAAAGCTGGCTGGCCAGTTATTCGCTACCACATCCACCACATGGCCGCGCACTTTAATGCCCTCACGCGAAGTGCTCCACGCCATAAATTCGGCAAAGCCTTCGTCATACCAAGGCATACGGCGGCTATCACGGAAGAATTCGCTGGATCCCCACATGCCGGGCTGAATAAAGCGGCCGGATAAATAATGCACATATTCGTGGCGGACAAGCTCTTCTAAAGACAGCGTGCTTTCCTGACTGGTGCGCTCAAAGGTATAAAAAGTAGCGCCGTTTTCAATATAGATGCCACCGTTATCGGTGGATAAATCGTTGAGTAAGCCCTGATAGCGGCCGTAGTCGGTTTTTGTACCGTAAATCACCATGCGTAAACGTGCATTTGGATCATCTTTAACTGGCTCGCGTACACCGCTTACCCGCTTAAGCTGCGCCTCAACCTGCTTCATGGCGTAATACAGCGGCTCTACTTCCTTGCGGCTTAGCGGGGTTTCAAATACCAGATTGCCATTATCAAATGACCAGCGATTTGGAAATAAGCGGGTTTTAAGCTCAGCTTCGGCATTGCAAATATTGTAACGATCGCAAGGCACTTTAGCGATTTTCTTCAAGGCATATACAGCTTCTGCCCAGATTGCCGAATAACGCTCTGCACTAAGATGGAGAGCTACCGCAGGCTCGGCCAAGGGCGTCGTTTTTGGGTAAAGCATAAAGCGGCCGGTTTCACGCAGCGTGTTTAAAAACATCTGCTCATCCACAAACGCCGCCCGGCCCTGGCGCAAAATAGCCGCCAAAGACGTCACTAAACCATCGAGCTGGCCAGCGGCCACCTTCTGATCAAAGCCGCTCTGGCCATGCATATTAAATAAAGTAGTTTGCATAGGATGCAGCGCAAACTGGGCATAGCTTTGTTTGAGCGGGCCACGGTAATGGCCAAAGAATGTAGCAAGGAGCGGAAGTGCATATTCTGGCTGGCGCACCGAATCAGCCAGAATCATCGTCTCGCTCACGGTTTGCCGCGCATCATTCTGGCGCAACCATGCTTCATTCGATTGAGATGCGGCTTCTACCGGGTTCATCCACAATGCCGGATTATCAGCCAGCGCACTCACCACCTGCATGACAGGCTGATCCACCAAGCGGCCATATTCGCCCACTTCTTTAGCATGGCTGTACTGGGTGAAATAGCCTGCTTTTAAAAAAGTCGCCAAGGGCCAGAGGCCATTGGGCTTACGCGGATCCCACTGGCTGGCGCGCAAACGCGCCTCCTGAGCCACAGCCTGCATATTTACAGCCGAGATCACTGGGTAGGTTGCAGCGTCACCATCAAAAAGACGGTTAATGCATCGCCCCTCTACCGTAGCCACATAGCTAGCCAAGGCCGCGCCAGACAAAGTAAACAAGCGCTGATCACATTCTGCATAAATGAGCGCTGCCGATGCACCCATCGCCTGCCCCCTAGCCTTATTAGGCGGCCATATTGTTGCCCCGGCCTGAGGCGGCAAACCAAAAGGACGGCTAGGCTGCTCGCCCAGAACAGGGGCATGCTCTGATTGCCCCTGCTGGCTTGCTGCGGGTGGCGGGCTGGCCTCCGCCGCACCATCGCTGCCCGTCGTTACGCAAGCGGCCATCATGCTGGCAAGTGCAATGGCCAGCAAACCAGCCTGTGTACTTCGCTTATTTATTAACTTTTTTACACGCATAAGTCAGTTCCAATGAGTAAAGCTTACAAAATCAGAACATCATTATCTTCTTATGTGTTGTTTAAATAAACAAATTTACACAAAAAAGAAAGAAATAAACATAAATATCGAAAGTAAATACACAAACTATTGTAAGCAATATTACCTATCCAAGTAAAAAACCAGCAGAAAAAACAAGGTATCACTCAGCATTTTTCCAACTCAGCCACCAGAAGGCACACCTCGCCATAGGGAACTAACAGCCACTCGCCAGCGTCGTCTGCACTGAGATACAAGCTATCAAAAGGCTTTAAAACAAACTGCAGCTCGCCCTTTCTGCACAACACAGACTCCCCCGCAGCCAAAAATAATAAACTGCCCTCCCCGGCAAAAGGCCATGCCTCAGGCTGGCTGAAAATCTGCTGACGTAAACAATGCTGATATCTGCCGCGCCGCGTCATTACATTAAAATCAAGTACTTCACCCTGCAATAAACGCGCATAAACTTGGGTTTCGCCAGCAAAACGTAGCGGCTCGTCTCTTGGCATCAGCTGCAACGGTGCTTGATCAGCAAATTGCAAAGCCAGCCCCTTACCCGCCAGCAAGGCAAGGCTGCGATCAATACCCGTGAACTCTGAAAAACCACCATCCACCCCCACCGTGGCCATACTGATGCGCCAGTCAAAATCAGCCAAGCTAGCGTCTTTCGGAAAAATAACGATTTCTGACGTTAGCCCGCCGCCGTTTTTCCAAGCTTGCACGGGTAAATCAGAGTGACGCAATACGCTAGCCATACGGGATCCTTTATTTATCTCTACAAAAAATATCAAAATCTGCCATATTACTGACACAATAAAAAAGCAACCTATAAGAAAACCAACCTAGTACTACCTCGGCAGGCTATCCACAATGAGTCATGATTGCCAGAGCTGTGGCGCGTGCTGCGCTCACTTTCGGGTTTCGTTTTACTGGGGAGAAACCGATTCTGCCCCTGGCGGCATAGTGCCTGCCAGGCTCACCATACCTATCCATTCTATTTATGTCGCCATGCGCGGCACAGACCGCCATCCCAGCCATTGCATCGCCTTAGCAGGAAAAGTGGGCGAACAAGTAAGCTGCGGCATCTACAGCCAGCGCTCGAGTAGCTGCAAAGAAGTGATGGCTGGGGACGAGCAATGTAATAAGGCAAGGCGAGCTTACAATCTGGGCCCGATTATTGATCGGCCCAGTCGTATTGAGCTGGTTTAAAGTAATTATCAATATATTTCACTATTTACCAGAGCGAAATTTTAGAAAAGAACATACCTACTCAATAAGATGAGTACTACAGGAGAGGCAATATACTGCGCCTTCGCTAATACTTGCCCCACAATGCGGACATTGCGCATTGGAATGCAAAAATGGCTATTTCTTTGGAACATCTGCAGCTTGATGCTTAAAAAAATATTTTACTAAAAAAAAAGCCAAGCATCCTATAGCAGAAGAAATAATAAAAAAAGGAAAGAAAAAAACAGAAGCCCAAATAAAGTCGTATTTAAAGATAATTAAGTAGTAATAAAATATAATGGAAAAACACACCACCACAATAACTACAGCCAAGAAACGCCATTTTATAATCCAAAGAAAAGAAGGGATTACAAAAACAGCCAAGGATACAATAAAAACTAAAAACCAGAAATAAATCACGTCAAACATTACGCGCCTCAAAATTAATTTTGAAAAATCATTAATTTAAATTCATGACTCAATGCATGTATTAATATTCAACAAGACAAATAACACATATTAGCGGCATGATATGGCATTTACTGCCCTCCATCCCAAATACATGAAAATCATCCACACCTCGGACTGGCATCTGGGCCAGCATTTTATGGGCAAGACGCGCCAGGCTGAGCATCAGGCTTTTTTAGACTGGCTGCTGGCTAGCGCAATCACCCACAATGCCGATGCAATTCTGGTGGCAGGGGATATTTTCGATACGGGTTCGCCGCCTAGTTATGCCCGCGAGCTTTACAACCACTTTATTGTGGCCCTCAGCAAAACCGGCGCTAGGCTGATTATTTTAGGGGGGAATCATGACTCGGTTGCCACTTTGGGCGAAAGCAAATCACTGCTTGCCGAGCTAAACACCAGCGTGATCCCCGGAGTGGCAGCGGATCAAGCTACGCAGGTTTTGCTGCTCAGGCAAAAAGACGGCAGCGCTGGAGCCGTTTTATGCGCGATTCCTTTTATCCGCGCGCGCGATGTGCAGCAAAGCGTGGCGGGGCAAAGCAGCGATGAAAAGCAGCTCAGCTTGCAAGAGGGTATTTTTCAGCACTACCAAACGCTATATCAGCGTGCATTGGATACGCGCATGGAGCTAGGATTGCCAACCTTGCCCATCATCGCCACCGGCCATCTCACCACGGTTGGCGCAAGCGCCAGTGAATCGGTGCGTGAGATTTATGTTGGCGCGCTGGAAGCCTTCCCCACCAGCGCCTTTCCACCTGCTGACTATATTGCGCTGGGGCATATTCATCGCCCGCAAAAAGTCGGCGGCTTTGAGCATATCCGCTACTGCGGCTCGCCGATTCCACTAAGCTTTGATGAAGCTAAACAGGCCAAAGAAGTGCTGCTGGTCAGCTTAAACCATGAAGGTTTACAAGCAGTTGAGCCACTCGCCATCCCTCGCTTTCAAGCGCTTATCTCCTTACGCGGCAACTTGGCCGAGCTGGAATCAGCCATCGGCGCCTTGGCAAGTAAGGAATCAAAAAACGAATCGATCTGGCTGGAAGTGCTGGTCAGCAGCGATGATTACCTTAGCGACTTACAAAGCCGCATAGAAGAGCTGACTAAAGGCACGCAGATAGAAGTGCTGCGCATCCGCAGAGAGCGCGGTAATGCTGCCAGCACTTGGCAAGCGGATAGCAAGGAGACCTTGGCCGAGCTAAGCCCTGCCGATGTATTTGCCCAGCGCATCGCCAGCGAAGAAATCAAAGCGCCACTCTTGATCGAGCTGGAAAAACGCTACGCACAAACCGTCACCATGTTGCAGGAGGCCAAGGCATGAAGCTGCTTAGCCTGCGTTTAAAAAACCTGAATTCTTTAAAAGGCGAGTGGAAAATCGACTTTACCGCCGCCCCCTTTAAAGATAATGGCCTGTTTGCCATTACCGGCCCCACCGGCGCAGGTAAAACCACCTTGCTGGATGCCATCTGCCTAGCGCTTTATCACCAAACCCCGCGCATGAGCAGCATTTCGGCCAGCAGCAATGAGCTGATGACCCGCCACACCAGCGATTGCCTTGCTGAAGTAGAGTTTGAAGTGAAAGGCAGCCGCTACCGCGCTTTCTGGAGCCAACGCCGTGCGCGTAATCTGGCCAGCGGCGCATTGCAAGCGCCCAGAGTGGAGCTGGCAGACGCCACAGGCCAGATCCTGAGCGATAAGATTAATGAAAAGCTCAAACTCACAGAAGGCCTAACCGGCCTTGATTTTGGCCGCTTTACTAAATCCATGCTGTTGGCACAGGGTGGCTTTGCGGCCTTTTTAAATGCCGCCGCCAACGAGCGGGCAGAGTTACTGGAAGAGCTGACCGGCACCGATATTTACGGCCAGATTTCGCAATCTGTATTTGAGCAAACCCGCAGCAGCAAGCAAGCACTCGACCAACTGCGCGCCAAAGCATCGGGTGTAGAGCTGCTTAGCGAAGAGCAGCGTACCGGCTTACACCAGGAAGCGTCTCACTTAGCCCAGACCGAGCAAGCGCTGCAAAGCCAGCTAAGCCAGGTGCAAATCAATCGCCAATGGCGCGAAGCGCTGAGCAAGGCCAATAGCCAACACGCTGACGCTCAATCTCGCCAGCAAGAAGCCCTTGCCGCTCTTGCCAGCGCACAGCCGCAGCTTGATCAACTCGCCCGAAGCGAGCCTGCAGCCAAGCTGCAACTGCCTTACAGCGCATTAAGCCAAGCCACAGAGGCACTTGCCCACACCGAACAAGAGCTGCAGCAGCTAACAGCAGAACAAAGCAGCGCACTTAAGGAACACAGAGCCAAGCTATGGCAAGCTCTGCAACTGGCCAAGCAAATCAGCCAGCAGAGCCGCACCCAGCTCAGCCAAACCCAAGCAGCGCAGAGCGCATTAATCAGCAGCCAGAGCGCTGAGCACGCAAAATTGGGCGAGCAACTGGTGGACTGGCGGGCGCAATTTTTAAGCTTAAATACGCAAGCAGGCGAAATCAGCAGGCTAGCAGCAGCAATCCATCAACAAGATATTCAATCGTTGATCAAGCAGGAAGCTGCACTGAGGCTAAGCGTTACTGGCAAGCAAACAGAGAGCCAAGCGGCGGCACAGGCAGAAAACACCGCGCAAGCCGCATGGCTGGCCCTGCTTGCTGGCAAAGATGAAGCGGCTTTTTGGGAGCAAAAACAAAGCTTACTTGCGCGTGGCGTAGACATCGCAAAGCTCGCCGAGCTGGAAAATAGCCGCAAAAAAACACAGCAACAGTCTGCTCTGCAGGCAACAACGCTCGCCGAAAAACAAGCTTTACTAGGCAACAAAGAGCTGGCACTGGCGGCGCTAAGGCTGACATTTAGCGATTTAAAACAGCAGGTCAATGATAAGAAAAAATTGCTAGAGCAAGAGCAACGCATTCAAGGCCTGGAAGCCTACCGCCAGCAATTGCAAGCCGATGAAGCCTGCCCGCTCTGCGGGTCTCTTGAGCATCCGGCCATTCATGATTACCAGGCGCTGAATGTTTCTGCCACTGCCGCCGCACTGGACGCCAAACAAGCCGAGTTAGACAAGCTTACCGAAGAAGGACAAGCGCTCAGGGAAAATAAGGCTCAGGTAGAAGCAGAAATCAGCGTACTAGAAT encodes the following:
- the sbcC gene encoding exonuclease subunit SbcC translates to MKLLSLRLKNLNSLKGEWKIDFTAAPFKDNGLFAITGPTGAGKTTLLDAICLALYHQTPRMSSISASSNELMTRHTSDCLAEVEFEVKGSRYRAFWSQRRARNLASGALQAPRVELADATGQILSDKINEKLKLTEGLTGLDFGRFTKSMLLAQGGFAAFLNAAANERAELLEELTGTDIYGQISQSVFEQTRSSKQALDQLRAKASGVELLSEEQRTGLHQEASHLAQTEQALQSQLSQVQINRQWREALSKANSQHADAQSRQQEALAALASAQPQLDQLARSEPAAKLQLPYSALSQATEALAHTEQELQQLTAEQSSALKEHRAKLWQALQLAKQISQQSRTQLSQTQAAQSALISSQSAEHAKLGEQLVDWRAQFLSLNTQAGEISRLAAAIHQQDIQSLIKQEAALRLSVTGKQTESQAAAQAENTAQAAWLALLAGKDEAAFWEQKQSLLARGVDIAKLAELENSRKKTQQQSALQATTLAEKQALLGNKELALAALRLTFSDLKQQVNDKKKLLEQEQRIQGLEAYRQQLQADEACPLCGSLEHPAIHDYQALNVSATAAALDAKQAELDKLTEEGQALRENKAQVEAEISVLESQQQSSATLAAEQLQQWNLLCSKLAVPSPDLATLSQQHAAAVLAAEAALNQLSQNKAQLEHAQKVRLSADKALSDSQQALQLLTQKLENTQAHLQDLIQRQQQLTEKMATQSEALRLSLPEQALPTDSNAWLHAQESLWQSWQTTQQQLQQLAQDLIIQQQAVKAAEQLEQTWQRCWQETDAAPQAALADSRQAEADLAACTAQISSLQDQISQQKGREITLQKRKQEHEDQRQHASSAWQAALAASPFDDEAAFMAARLEDDQRNALSALKQQLDTALITANTLVSSAERSLEPLLATPKTELAMPQLDEQLTSLSAEITQLAQRQGEIRYALQEDDARRSGQSALFDEIAAKNVDYDYWQHLNSLIGSADGAKYRKFAQGLTLDHLIHLANRQLERLHGRYQLLRKGELELGIIDTWQGDVARDTKTLSGGESFLVSLALALALSDLVSHKTSIDSLFLDEGFGTLDGETLEIALDALDHLNASGKMIGIISHVEALKERIPVQLKIHKSAGLGLSQMDKQYAFSGG
- a CDS encoding YkgJ family cysteine cluster protein; the encoded protein is MSHDCQSCGACCAHFRVSFYWGETDSAPGGIVPARLTIPIHSIYVAMRGTDRHPSHCIALAGKVGEQVSCGIYSQRSSSCKEVMAGDEQCNKARRAYNLGPIIDRPSRIELV
- the sbcD gene encoding exonuclease subunit SbcD, with amino-acid sequence MKIIHTSDWHLGQHFMGKTRQAEHQAFLDWLLASAITHNADAILVAGDIFDTGSPPSYARELYNHFIVALSKTGARLIILGGNHDSVATLGESKSLLAELNTSVIPGVAADQATQVLLLRQKDGSAGAVLCAIPFIRARDVQQSVAGQSSDEKQLSLQEGIFQHYQTLYQRALDTRMELGLPTLPIIATGHLTTVGASASESVREIYVGALEAFPTSAFPPADYIALGHIHRPQKVGGFEHIRYCGSPIPLSFDEAKQAKEVLLVSLNHEGLQAVEPLAIPRFQALISLRGNLAELESAIGALASKESKNESIWLEVLVSSDDYLSDLQSRIEELTKGTQIEVLRIRRERGNAASTWQADSKETLAELSPADVFAQRIASEEIKAPLLIELEKRYAQTVTMLQEAKA
- a CDS encoding collagenase, producing the protein MRVKKLINKRSTQAGLLAIALASMMAACVTTGSDGAAEASPPPAASQQGQSEHAPVLGEQPSRPFGLPPQAGATIWPPNKARGQAMGASAALIYAECDQRLFTLSGAALASYVATVEGRCINRLFDGDAATYPVISAVNMQAVAQEARLRASQWDPRKPNGLWPLATFLKAGYFTQYSHAKEVGEYGRLVDQPVMQVVSALADNPALWMNPVEAASQSNEAWLRQNDARQTVSETMILADSVRQPEYALPLLATFFGHYRGPLKQSYAQFALHPMQTTLFNMHGQSGFDQKVAAGQLDGLVTSLAAILRQGRAAFVDEQMFLNTLRETGRFMLYPKTTPLAEPAVALHLSAERYSAIWAEAVYALKKIAKVPCDRYNICNAEAELKTRLFPNRWSFDNGNLVFETPLSRKEVEPLYYAMKQVEAQLKRVSGVREPVKDDPNARLRMVIYGTKTDYGRYQGLLNDLSTDNGGIYIENGATFYTFERTSQESTLSLEELVRHEYVHYLSGRFIQPGMWGSSEFFRDSRRMPWYDEGFAEFMAWSTSREGIKVRGHVVDVVANNWPASFQTPAQIMRSSYSDGWDFYSHSALWFYFLHRNEPGILADVLLQLRRDDVKGFDALVKRLGADTALSARFKDFVEQQVTLQRAGKLGDTSTIEGIDWLAQSAWQLGDAAHIQALISKELPVACRIWAEGAGSELRRFECTGSLGIRASTLTQAHQESEVLLNKALQNLQGRANNMLAVNCFASDYQLDAHRAALRCEGPLAKGTGPAPTLTPTPPVQPTMVPTSPPTRPTPTAVPKPTAPPTRPSPLPTTTPTSPPVNPNTLALLQTRFSGTGRCLRVTLKANQQLDRFVLVNSAKLGRINFAEYGSFTYRRDADQAGLADSITVRLQRGAEFKDIRVVLDAKPVNQSEEACWAGA
- a CDS encoding sodium-dependent transporter, coding for MTTRSNWGSKLGFVLAAAGSAIGLGAIWKFPYVTAMNGGGVFLLLFLFFSFTLGLAQMVVEFTLGRSAQTGPVGMFRKLAGKSWPLIGMMGIFAGFVLYSFYSVVGGWTLAYLALAMDGSVLTTDTKVLKDTFEHYVSNPFWPILTHGIFVLATLGIVIGGIEKGIERASKLLMPGLFIIMLILIARSLTLPGAWQGVVAFFAPDFSKLTPAMVVDALGLAFFSLSLGTGGMIAYGSYVKQETPVLHSAAWVVGLSCTVAILAGLMIFPALFAFKLDPSAGPGLTFMTMPVVFASLPFGQIFAIAFFALLSVAALTSSVSMLELIATLFLDEYKLPRRKVILGLSLAVFLCGIPASLSFGPWADVKFFGKTIFDLMDYSVSNVMMPLGGIGVALFAGWRVWPLLEEHSGLAGLPLFGLKWSCRVVAPLSIAVILVKNL
- a CDS encoding sodium-dependent transporter, translating into MTTRNAWGSRLGFILAAAGSAIGLGAIWKFPYVTAMNGGGAFLLLFLIFSFTLGLALMMAEIALGRSAANGAVGAFKKVGGKHWALLGLLGVIAGFVLFSFYSVVGGWTFAYLGKAIDGCVLSADPKALEAMFGSFVSDPIKPLITHALFTLATLGIVLGGIEKGIERAGKVLMPALFIIMLILMLRSLTLPGAWAGVVQFLAPDWSRVNPSMVVEALGLAFFSLSLGVGAMVAYGSYMHSSEEILSASLWVVFLAVMIALLAGLMIFPAVAAFGLNPAAGPGLTFMTMPVVFMHLPFGQLFAIAFFALLATAALSSSVAMLELIAIWFIDDLKLPRRPVLIGIALAVFLCGIPASWSFGVWSDVRIFGKSIFDAMDYFVSNLAMPVGGIGLALLAGWKAGDTLVDEVGLKGWKRQAWLMTCRYLAPILICTVLVKNL
- a CDS encoding HutD/Ves family protein, with the translated sequence MASVLRHSDLPVQAWKNGGGLTSEIVIFPKDASLADFDWRISMATVGVDGGFSEFTGIDRSLALLAGKGLALQFADQAPLQLMPRDEPLRFAGETQVYARLLQGEVLDFNVMTRRGRYQHCLRQQIFSQPEAWPFAGEGSLLFLAAGESVLCRKGELQFVLKPFDSLYLSADDAGEWLLVPYGEVCLLVAELEKC
- a CDS encoding zinc-ribbon domain-containing protein, encoding MHSNAQCPHCGASISEGAVYCLSCSTHLIE